A single Halogeometricum rufum DNA region contains:
- a CDS encoding CBS domain-containing protein has protein sequence MTLEDVATPGVETAGPDTSVEVLADTMAERTVGSVVITEDGAPVGIVTDRDLALATFRGDADPATMTANDVMTPDPRTMNVNEGILELTNAMCRDEVRRMPVVDADGHVVGIVTLDDLVRLLVAELGNLAGVIEAESPPY, from the coding sequence ATGACATTGGAAGACGTGGCGACCCCGGGAGTCGAGACTGCGGGACCGGACACGAGCGTCGAGGTACTCGCCGACACGATGGCAGAGCGCACCGTCGGGAGCGTGGTCATCACCGAGGACGGCGCGCCGGTCGGCATCGTCACCGACCGCGACCTCGCCCTCGCGACCTTCCGGGGCGACGCCGACCCCGCGACGATGACCGCGAACGACGTCATGACGCCCGACCCGCGGACGATGAACGTCAACGAGGGAATCCTCGAACTCACGAACGCGATGTGTCGAGACGAGGTGCGACGGATGCCCGTCGTCGACGCCGACGGGCACGTCGTCGGCATCGTGACGCTCGACGACCTCGTGAGACTCCTCGTCGCCGAACTCGGCAACCTCGCCGGCGTCATCGAGGCGGAGTCTCCCCCCTACTAG